The proteins below are encoded in one region of Scylla paramamosain isolate STU-SP2022 chromosome 8, ASM3559412v1, whole genome shotgun sequence:
- the LOC135102567 gene encoding uncharacterized protein LOC135102567 yields MIFDFVASRAGGELRAGEPDSGHSGGGPARRATTEGCRNISWRGCTRPRRRLCWPRWKEPVPRFHVSGLTPGQDYLITVTAVNAKGASDPEEIDAVRLKVAEKRMVEVTPAPVSPLVGVFLGLVGGFVFLLLAGVFLSRGRYHRCRCWGHHQAAEDTTRSSPPPSTTTTTTTTTPTTHARTVSLQGQERRAAPDVLRTINAQLLESDICPEIISARVPPPPYTRTQPAVVRESPATTTAGRSPSPILLPHHESFV; encoded by the exons ATGATCTTTGACTTTGT GGCCTCCAGAGCGGGTGGCGAACTGCGTGCTGGTGAACCTGACAGTGGGCACTCTGGAGGTGGGCCTGCACGCCGGGCAACGACGGAGGGCTGCCGCAACATTTCGTGGCGCGGGTGTACGCGGCCCCGACGCAGGCTCTGCTGGCCACGCTGGAAAGAGCCTGTGCCGAGGTTCCATGTGAGCGGCCTAACGCCTGGCCAAGACTACCTCATCACCGTGACGGCCGTGAACGCCAAGGGAGCGAGTGACCCCGAGGAGATTGATGCTGTCCGCCTCAAG GTGGCCGAGAAGCGGATGGTAGAGGTCACGCCCGCTCCCGTGTCTCCCCTGGTGGGCGTGTTCCTGGGCCTGGTGGGCGGCTTCGTGTTCCTCCTGCTGGCGGGCGTGTTCCTATCCAGAGGCCGATATCACAG GTGTAGATGTTGGGGTCACCACCAGGCGGCGGAGGACACCACGAGGAGCTCCCCTCCACCcagcacgaccaccaccaccaccaccaccacgcccaccacgcACGCCCGCACGGTCTCCCTTCAAGGACAGGAAAGAAGAGCAGCCCCAGACGTCTTACGAACGATTAATG CTCAACTTTTGGAGAGTGACATATGCCCAGAGATTATATCAGCGCGTGTCCCGCCGCCCCCCTATACACGCACGCAG CCGGCGGTGGTGCGGGAGTCCCCGGCCACGACCACAGCGGGACGGTCGCCCAGCCCGATACTTCTGCCCCACCATGAGAGCTTCGTCTAG